In the genome of Neodiprion pinetum isolate iyNeoPine1 chromosome 2, iyNeoPine1.2, whole genome shotgun sequence, one region contains:
- the LOC124211694 gene encoding gastrula zinc finger protein XlCGF8.2DB-like, which translates to MNSRCIKVEPLVEFPEIEVVPMDTEFDATDNRLVGEEVLALEEVDNPQFYATILMKEEQSEEFYEEPSSKLDHNISLLSERVKNRGDDISVEISSLKRSFRCPLCSKEYARKDHLNYHMKIHAGFKDFKCDVCNKEFRQRVHLRNHKKVHTGEREFKCQVCGKDFVLKHHLTTHNSKIHTCNMQHVVGGPKRYFKCQICTKEFVRKDHFLYHTKIHTGLRDFKCTICSKEFRQKTHLKNHIKLHTGERDFKCDLCGKEFSLKHHLTTHNLRIHACSVKQVNGQDNRDLPTCRICNQEFITKRHLNGHMKVHSNSIELK; encoded by the exons ATGAATTCCCGGTGCATCAAAGTAGAACCGCTTGTCGAATTCCCGGAAATTGAAGTG gtTCCGATGGATACCGAATTTGATGCGACAGATAACAGATTAGTTGGGGAAGAGGTGCTGGCATTAGAAGAAGTGGACAATCCGCAATTCTACGCAACGATATTGATGAAAGAGGAGCAGTCTGAGGAATTCTATGAGGAGCCGAGCAGTAAATTGGATCATAATATATCGCTTTTGTCTGAGAGGGTGAAGAATCGTGGCGACGATATCAGTGTGGAAATAAGTTCGTTGAAGAGGAGTTTTCGATGTCCTTTATGCAGCAAGGAGTACGCAAGGAAAGATCACCTGAATTACCACATGAAAATTCATGCCGGTTTCAAGGATTTTAAATGCGACGTTTGCAACAAAGAGTTTCGACAGCGAGTCCACCTGCGTAATCATAAAAAGGTTCATACCGGCGAGAGGGAGTTTAAGTGTCAAGTTTGCGGCAAAGACTTTGTCCTTAAGCATCACTTGACCACTCACAATTCAAAGATACACACATGCAATATGCAGCATGTTGTCGGTGGCCCGAAGAGGTATTTTAAATGTCAGATATGCACCAAAGAATTTGTTAGAAAAGATCACTTCCTATATCACACCAAGATTCACACAGGTTTGAGAGATTTCAAGTGCACAATTTGCAGCAAAGAGTTTAGGCAAAAAACTCACTTGAAAAACCACATAAAACTCCACACAGGCGAAAGAGACTTTAAGTGCGATTTGTGTGGGAAAGAATTTTCCCTCAAACACCATCTGACTACCCATAATTTGCGAATTCACGCCTGTAGTGTGAAACAGGTCAACGGTCAGGATAACAGGGACTTGCCGACTTGTAGAATATGTAATCAAGAATTTATAACCAAACGCCATTTGAACGGACACATGAAAGTACATTCCAATTCAATCGAGCTCAAGTAG
- the Syx17 gene encoding syntaxin-17, whose product MSLHSETVGNKQPIKRLEIPISKFNDVAIPHHLGMLRRHKTNIAKLKQTGDWDRIYKEQTNASRLVKQLKQLLYEMDVLRGQVQDSDIAKFDQLTAYSRASTMNAIKEYLALDLNLPTMNRLSTKDEDEATNHPFQDGNIQLHAEEKELERQQACLHAWNSLQDDMIQLHQLFVDFNQLVHDQKEFVNRIEENTEETEVNVTEGTKFLEKAGKYKTAAYPIAGALIGTCLGGPVGLIAGLKFGGLTAIGCGLLGFTGGTLLKKKTIKSSTESQAENRLERVHGSDLPSENIKASNKQL is encoded by the exons ATGTCGTTGCACAGTGAAACCGTAGGAAATAAGCAACCAATCAAACGGCTGGAAATACCAATTAGCAAATTCAATGACGTCGCAATACCACATCACTTAGGAATGCTCAGAAGACATAAGACTAATATCGCcaag CTAAAACAAACCGGAGACTGGGACCGTATCTATAAAGAACAGACGAATGCTTCTCGTCTGGTCAAACAGCTTAAACAGTTGTTGTACGAAATGGATGTTCTGCGAGGCCAAGTACAAGACAGCGATATCGCTAAGTTCGATCAACTCACAGCATACTCTAGAGCAAGTACAATGAATGCCATCAAAGAATATTTGG CGCTGGACCTCAATCTGCCTACAATGAACCGTTTGTCAACCAAAGATGAAGATGAGGCCACAAACCACCCATTTCAGGATGGCAATATCCAACTGCACGCAGAAGAGAAAGAATTGGAAAGGCAGCAGGCCTGTCTGCATGCTTGGAACTCTCTGCAGGATGATATGATACAGCTGCATCAATTGTTCGTAGACTTTAATCAACTTGTTCAC GATCAAAAAGAGTTTGTAAACAGAATAGAAGAAAATACTGAAGAGACTGAAGTAAATGTCACAGAAGGTACAAAGTTCCTAGAGAAAGCAGGAAAATACAAAACAGCGGCATACCCAATAGCTGGGGCTCTAATTGGAACCTGTCTTGGAGGTCCAGTTGGTTTAATCGCTGGTTTAAAATTTGGTGGTCTCACGGCGATTGGTTGTGGGTTGTTAG GTTTTACTGGAGGAACgcttttgaagaaaaaaactataaaatcAAGTACGGAAAGCCAAGCAGAAAACAGACTTGAACGTGTTCATGGTTCTGATTTGCCGTCAGAAAATATAAAAGCTAGCAATAAACAACTTTGA
- the LOC124213096 gene encoding motile sperm domain-containing protein 2, producing the protein MEVSAQLITDLRNKFFKKLEADGAPDPDGFHPADIARIRDTDNWLKRFLQHNELNVQEALNMLWDSCDWRKKFGCNDITENNVRRDYLEEGIFFPHNKDKDGKTLLIFKSKLHFKGTKDFGELQRCIVYWFERLERQDKGTQISVFFDMADTGLSNLDMEFTKYLIGLFKTYYPNFLNYIIIYEMPWVLNTAFKIIKSWLPAKAIQKIKFVNKSTLKEYVDADNALSAWGGNDDYSFTFVPEERATTTSNNGKLENKKVHFVDGSPMTEQGPSGIGDHENEESLLSIDSEVITFKKEKNEYSGTITFKNITSDKCISYKIKTTSPDKFRVRPSMGVLQPAQIAQVTVMLQPGYALHGLPRNDKFLVMCLPMKDLNASIPDLWKTSGKSAQQHRLRCAGLGSENGDTSKSNFFANNSGSSGDRSLDRLFSKVSQLEDCQNKLHGDLVFSKRLQLISIALTVLMAISIIYILRSDIRNAAEQVCYHR; encoded by the exons ATGGAGGTGTCTGCTCAACTCATTACTGACctcagaaataaatttttcaagaaacttGAGGCAGACGGCGCACCAGACCCTG ATGGCTTCCATCCGGCTGATATTGCCAGAATACGAGATACGGATAACTGGCTGAAGAGGTTTTTACAACACAACGAACTGAACGTACAAGAAGCACTAAATATGCTTTGGGATTCGTGCGActggaggaaaaaatttggttGTAATG ACATCACTGAAAACAACGTTAGGAGGGATTATTTAGAGGAAGGAATCTTCTTTCCTCACAACAAAGATAAGGATGGGAAAACGCTgcttatttttaaatctaaaCTACATTTCAAGGGCACTAAAGACTTTGGAGAATTACAACGATGCATCGTATACTGGTTCGAAAGATTGGAAAG ACAAGACAAAGGAACCCAAATATCTGTGTTCTTTGATATGGCGGACACTGGTCTTTCGAATCTAGACATGGAGTTCACCAAGTACTTGATAGGTCTTTTTAAAACCTATTATCCGAATTTTCTCAACTACATAATCATCTATGAGATGCCTTGGGTCCTAAACACCgcttttaaaataataaagtcCTGGCTGCCGGCGAAGGCAATtcagaaaatcaaatttgtcAACAAATCGACTCTGAAGGAATATGTGGATGCAGATAACGCTCTGTCTGCATGGGGAGGAAATGATGATTATTCTTTCACATTCGTCCCCGAGGAACGAGCAACAACCACGTCAAATAATGGCAAACTGGAGAACAAGAAG GTTCACTTTGTCGATGGATCGCCAATGACTGAACAGGGACCTAGCGGAATTGGGGATCACGAAAATGAAGAATCTT tATTATCTATCGATTCTGAAGTAATAACGtttaagaaggaaaaaaatgaatactcTGGAACAATAACATTCAAAAACATTACCTCGGATAAATGCATTTCATACAAG atcaAGACAACATCCCCAGATAAATTCAGAGTTCGCCCTAGCATGGGAGTTTTACAACCTGCGCAAATTGCTCAGGTGACCGTAATGTTGCAGCCCGGTTATGCGTTGCATGGACTTCCTCGCAACGATAAATTTCTAGTCATGTGTTTACCGATGAAAGATTTGAACGCCTCTATACCAGATCTTTGGAAG ACTTCGGGAAAAAGTGCACAGCAACATAGATTGAGATGCGCAGGTCTGGGTTCAGAAAATGGAGACActtcaaaatcgaatttttttgcaaacaatTCGGGTTCGAGTGGGGATAGATCTTTGGATAGACTGTTTTCAAAG GTATCGCAGTTAGAAGACTGTCAAAATAAACTCCATGGAGATTTAGTATTCTCAAAAAGATTACAGTTGATATCAATTGCCCTAACCGTTCTCATGGCAATATCGATCATCTACATTTTGAGATCGGATATTAGAAACGCAGCTGAACAGGTGTGTTATCACCGATAA